Within the Comamonadaceae bacterium OTU4NAUVB1 genome, the region CGACGCGCGCGAGCCGGCCGGGCGCGTGACCATCGGCTCGCTGCCCTCGATCACCAACCCGATGGTCGGGCGGCTGTTCAGCCAGCTGCGCGAGCGCCACCCGGGCATCCAGCTCAAGGTGCTCGAGGGCTCCAGCGGCCAGGTCGAGGAGTGGCTGGCCGACGCGCGCATCGACATCGCCATCCTCTACCGCTACGGCACCGCGCACCCGGAACACGAACAGGTGCTCGCCACCGTCGACAGCTACCTCGTCGGCCCGGCCGGCGACCGGCTCACCGCCGCGCCGGAGCTGCCCTTCGCCGCCCTGGACGGCCTGCCCTTCATCCTGCCGGGCGCGCCCAACGGCCTGCGCACCGCGCTCGACGCCATCGCGCGGCAGGAGCGCATCACGCTGGTGCCGGCGATCGAGGCCGACTCGCTGCCGCTGATGCGCTCGCTCGTCGCCGAGGCGCGGCTCTACACGGTGCTGCCGCTGCACGCGGTGTGGACCGAGCTGCGCGAGGGCCGGCTGCAGGCCGCGCGCATCGTCGCGCCGGCGCTGCAGC harbors:
- a CDS encoding LysR substrate-binding domain-containing protein; the encoded protein is MQASKATQIRLDLTSDLQKWRAFLAIAELGSLTRAALFLDSNQSLLSRHLNALERECKARLFNRTGRGVALSDVGERILPLVKSMLAGAEHLELEIRGDAREPAGRVTIGSLPSITNPMVGRLFSQLRERHPGIQLKVLEGSSGQVEEWLADARIDIAILYRYGTAHPEHEQVLATVDSYLVGPAGDRLTAAPELPFAALDGLPFILPGAPNGLRTALDAIARQERITLVPAIEADSLPLMRSLVAEARLYTVLPLHAVWTELREGRLQAARIVAPALQRSVSMALARTKGPSRAVSAVAAGMVAIVEDSARTGMWNAALAARA